A window of Candidatus Nitrospira allomarina genomic DNA:
GGATACGTTCGAGGTAGGACATTATTGGGATAATGGCATCTCTCGCCCGGAACGCTTTTTTTCTCGCCTCCACTCGGCGGTGAAATCTGCTGGGCTTCAGGAACAGACAAGCAAAGCAGGAACTGTCATTGTCGGCCCCGGACCTTGCTCTCTGACTGTGCTTGGTCCCTCCCCCAGCCCAGGGACGGAGAAGTATGGTTCCCGAACAGTGTCTAGTGGAAAGAGTCTCAATAATCGATCGCTCGTCACCAGGCTCGAGTGCGGGCCGCATTCATTTTTGTTCACGGCCGATGCGGAACAGCAATCTCTGAATGAATTGCTTCGGGTTTCCAATGGTTTTTCTGCCCGCATCGTGAAAGTACCGCATCATGGAGCGAAAAGTTCTCTGCATCGTGAATGGGTGAATCGCCTTCAAGCTGAGGCGATGGTTGTTTCGGTCGGTGCCCATAATCGGTACGGACATCCAGCTCCTGAGGTGTTGGATGCGTATAAACAGCGAGGCCTTCCTGTATACCGGACTGATCGCGATGGAGCGGTCTGGTTCATGGGAAGTATCGGATCGGACGACATGACGGTGCGAACAGCGAGGGAGGGAAGCCTGCTCCAGATTCAAGCCGGCCCGCGTATGTGGAGAGAGGAATGGGGCAATTGGACTCGAATAGGGAATCGATTAAACGGTTTTTCCAACAGCGTGGCATCTGGATTTCGGGGTCTTCCTCATAAATAGCCTATTCGCCACATTGCGAATCCATCGTGAACATTTTACGATAAAATTGCCGTATTCGATAACTGCTGTGTGGGTTTGTCTATTTCCGCAAATGAGGAAGAGTGGTGTGCCAAATTTTGCTTCCACGTTTTAAGCCGCTGTCGAGGACAGATTGTCAGCCAAAGATAAAAAATTTCTCAAGATCGGTTATTGTCATTAAAGGAGTCTCATGGCGAATCAAGACCAATTGAAGCTCATCAAGGCGGGGGTAAATGTCTGGAATGCATGGAGAAAAGCCAATCCTTCCATTCGCATAGATTTGAGTGGTGGAAATTTTTCCAGACTGGAATTGTCCTGTGTCGATTTGGCCGGTGCTAACTTGCAAGATGTCAATTTCAATCACGCGGATCTTTCAGGTGCCATATTGGCCGGGGCTAATTTGACAGAGTCCAGTTTGTTGGAAACAAATTTGACCGGCGCGAACTTGGAAAATGCGAATGTGAGTGACGCGGATCTTCTCCGGGCCATACTCATACGGGCGAATCTTGAGCGGGCACATCTTGCCAAAACGGATTTAACAGGGGCAGATCTCACCGAAGCGAATCTGACTGAAGCGAATCTTCTCTTGGCCAATTTACAAGGCGCAAAACTCATTGAGGCTAATTTGGAGAGATGTAAGCTGCGAGAGGCAAATCTGGCCCAGGCGGATCTTGCTAGCGCCAATCTTGGTCGTGCTGATTTGGCACAGGCCAATCTCACGCAAGCGAATCTAGGGGGTGCGAATGTTGAGCAGGCTTCACTGATTCAGGTGAATTTGGAGGAGGCTAATCTTCAGGATCTTTACAACACGACTCTCCTCCAATTGTCAAAAGCCAAATCATTGCGGCAGGCTCGCCTTGACCCGCCAATCTATGCACAGCTTTCAATGGAGTATCCTCATGTATGTGGGGAGGATTAGTTGTGAGACGTTGTGAGGTGTTAAGAAATCTTCACTTGTGATGGAAAATTTCGGATGGAGACCAGACAGATCATGCCAATAGTGGAAAACGGGATTTTTTGATCGTAATCTGAGGAAGAGACTCGCGGTTTCTTGTGTAAAAAAAAGAGGGTGATTGTTCAGAGGAACGTGCAGCGAACTTTTGGCCGCCCTGAATTTGAATTTCCATGAGTGCTAGACTTCAGCCCGTTGCCTTCTTACGTGCGAATGCCGCTGACGATCTGCAGAACCATGGCCGTGAGGAACATGAGACTGATACCAGTGAAGACCCCATAGGCCGATTGGACCCGACGGGTGGCGGTATAGAAAATCGTGGTTAGAGAAAAGATTACATATAACAGCGAGCCCGCGGCTAACGCAAAAAACATGATGGTAAAATAGTGAGACACCGCGAATCCGCTGATTAAAGTTCCCAAACAAGTTGGCAGACCTGCCAGCAATCCCATCAAAAAGATATCTTTGAAACTCGGTCTTGATTTTCCAGCCGAGCCGATGATGGCAAATCCTTCTGTCCCATTGTGTAGAGCGAAACCCATAATGAGGACCCCGCTTAAGACCCATTCGCCCTGCATGTAGGCGGCGCCGATTGCCAGGCCTTCCCCCAAATTATGAAGGCCCATTCCTAGCGCAATCATGTAGGGGAGGAATAGCTTGGATGGCTCTGTCCGATTCCGACCCTGCTGGCGTTGCTCAATGAGGACTAATCCCACAAACCCGATCAACAGGCTTCCGAGAAAGGCGACCCACGAAAGAACATCTGTCGCGCCCGTGAATTCCACAGCCTCGTGCATGAGGTCAAAAAAGAGATAGACCAGTACACCCGTTGCGATTCCAGTTAAATAGCCTTCCCAAGTCCTGCTCATGGCCTTTGCAACTATTAAAGCCAAGGCAATGCCGAGATAAATCGGGAAAACCCCCGCAATCGCGCCAAGCCCGATTAATGATCCGATTGTTTCCATAAACTAAACCTATCAAATATTGGAGTTTGTTGGCAATAATGAAACTTGGTTTCATTTTCAAATTAAAAATAATATGAAATCAGGTATCAGGGAACCTCGGATGTATGAATAGTCTCAAATAGTGCACGGGATTGAGGGAGCGCTTCCCATTTCAGAATGGTCAGTGAGTCATCCACATAAACAGGATGTCGCATGCCGTTGAGCACACAGGTTACACCTGGGATACTGGCAACCGCCCAGAGGGCTTTCCGGGCAAAGGGTTCTTCCCGTTTGGATTCTGGTATAAGGGGGTCAATGAGCTTACGAATTTCAGAGAGTTTCTTTGCACTTTTTTGTGCGGCCTCCATGCGCATGACCTTGAGGAGGGAGACGAGTTCAGGGACATAGCGATCGCGCCACGATTCCCATATTTGCACCTCTTCCTGTTTGCCGGCGAAATGTCGGGTGAGCAGTTGGAAGACCTGATTGGCATGTGGGGCAATCGTTTGTGATTCAATTTGATCCCAGTGCTCGAGATTGTGGATAGACGGACGAATCCGCTTCAGTTCTTCGGCCCAGTTGAAATAGTCCAGCGGAGCAGCTCCTTTTTCGGGTGTGGGGACCTGGGGTGCTAACACCTGCTTGTAGTCGTTCTCCAGCGCGGCGACTTTTGGTTGTTGGGCATCAAAATTTGTATTGGAAATTTCCACCTGAGGGTCTGCGAGGCGGATCATGCCTCCGCCTTTTCCAGGAATGGCATTCAGAGGCCGGTTCACCAAAACAGCAATGTTGGCTTCCTGGGCGAATGACAAGACTGTTTGCGCCTGTTCGGGACCGGTATTGGGCGTGAGCAGAGCTCCCGATTCAAACAGATTCATCGGGAGTTGCAGTATTCGAAAATGATGGTGCGGAATGCCGGCATGTTTTGCGGCAGCTTCAGCGGCCTTGAGCATGCGAGAGAGAGAGGTGGCTTCGGGATTATCGGGTTTGGCCGTGCAGGTATTGGAGGAGACTCCATAGTATTGCAAACGGCCGGCGGCGATTTGTGTCTCCAGATAAGAAAATGCCTGTTCCAGGCGGCGATAAAACTCTTGCCGGAGATCTTCAAGTCTGAGGGGATCAATCGACAAGTTCCTGTTCTTGGCATCGGACAGGAAATATTCTGGATTATGCAGGAGGCAGATATCCAGGGTTTCCAGTCCCAGGCGATCAAGGCACAGAATGAGTTGTTCTTCTAGAAACGATGGATGGAGGCAATGCCAGATGCCTTCGCCATATTTGACCATCTCGGGAAACGGTTTGCCGGCTTGTTCCCTGGTCTCAGCGCGCGTAAGATTATTGCCCTGCACATAGCCGATTTTTGAAACCACGATGACTTCATCACGAGAGACAACCTCTTTAGCGATGAGATCCTTGAGCACAACACCCACCAATCGTTCGCTCCCACCGTCGGCATAATTGGTGGACGTATCGATAAGGTTGCACCCGTCTTGTAAAGACTTTTCAAGGGCTCTGCGGTGGTCTTCCACTCCAAGGTTGATCCGGTAACCACCAAAGCCTATGCGAGAAGTGGTCAATCCGGTTGAACCCAAAGACGTATATCCATGGGAGGAAGGGGGCGAATCCTGAGGGCTGGCCAGGATTCTGGCCACGTACTGCCCCGTTCCTTGAGGAGTGGCATGTCCGGAAAGCCCCTGGCTGGTCAGTGCTTGCACGGGTGGGTCAGTTGAGGTGATGGTTCCCTGAGGATAAGTCAATACGTCAATGGCCTCTTGAGGATCGGTAATCGGAGCCTGGCAGGCAAAGTTCTTACAGACATAGAGCGCGGCTTGCCCATCGACCAGGGTTTTCCCGGTTAACAGGGGATGAGGGGTTTCAGCCTCCAGCTCTTGCCGATAGGCCAAAATGCGATACGGGACGAAACACGCATTGACCGCCGTGCGGAGTTGGTTATATCCCTTGTCAGTGGGAGATCCCACGAGAGCCAATTCCACCGGCCCTCGTAATAAAAGATCGACGACCATGAGACTTTTGGGAAACCCTCGTGGCACCTGACCGATTTGTTGGCCATAGGCACGGATAGCATTGGTCGCGGCTTTCCGAAAGTCTTCGCGATCACGGTGAAATGATAAGCGGGCTAACGCCGATGCGGCCACCGCATTTCCACTGGGAGTTGCACCATCGGCACCTTCCCGCCCCCGGATAATTAAGGCCTCATGATCGGCGGCTGTGGTAAAGAATCCTCCATGCTCTCGATCTTCAAAGTCTTCAAGGAGGCGTTCCGCTAATGAGACTCCTTCATGGAGATACCGTTCATGCCCTGTGGCTTCATAGACATCGATCATCGCCTCGGCCGCATAAGCATAATCTTCCAAACAGGCATTGAGGTGAGCGTGCCCTGCCCGGTAGGTGCGCCACAGCCGGCTTTCAGGCCGTGAAAGCGTGGTTAGCAGGAAATCGGCGGCCCGGATGGCACCATCCAGATACGGTTCATGGTTGAATACTCGACCGGCTTCGGCCATCGTGCCGATCATCATGCCATTCCAGGCGGTGATGATTTTGTCATCGAGTCCCGGTGGTACACGTTTCAGACGAGCCTGATACACGGTGGATTTTGTACGCATGATGGTCTCACGTAAGTCTTCAGGGGAACAGCCTAATTCCTTCGCTACGGTTTCGAGTGATTTTTTTGTGCGTGGGATGTTGGTGTGTTCCCAATTGCCTTCATCCGTGATGTCGTAATACGCGCAAAAGCAAGTGGCGTCTTGTTCGTTTGTCAGAATTTCACGTATCTGTTCCGGGGTCCACACGAAAAACTTACCTTCCACTCCTTCGCTGTCCGCATCAGTGGCTGAATAAAAACCACCTTCCGGTGCAGTCATTTCTCGTAAAATGTAATCTAGGGTCTCTGTGGCGACCTGGCGGTATCGATTCTCACCTGTGACTTGAAACGCTTCAACGTATGTCCGAGCAAGGAGTGCGTTGTCATACAGCATTTTTTCAAAGTGCGGGGCTAACCATTCGTCATCGGTGGAATAGCGAGCAAATCCTCCACCAATATGATCATACAGTCCGCCTTCGGCCATCCCATCCAGGGTTTTGGTGACCATGGCGAGTATTTTCTTCTCTCGACTCCAGTGATATTGGCGCAGGAGAAAGGAGAGGCCGGTGGCAGGTGGGAATTTGGGTGCACGTCCAAATCCCCCGTAGCGTGCGTCGAAATCACGAGCATATTGCTTAACGGCATCTTCAATCTCGGCTGCGCCAACGGCAAGGGGAGATGCGGGTTGCAGGGCATTTCGCAGGCGTGCGGTGAATCGACTGGCTTGTTGGGCGATGTTGGATTGATCTTTCTTCCACCCCTCCCCGATGTTTGTCAGGATTGATCCGAATCCCGGACGACCATAGCGGTCGGTGGGAGGGAAATAAGTTCCCGCAAAAATGGGTTCCTGATCAGGGGTGAGAAATACGGTCATGGGCCATCCGCCGTGCCCCTGGTTCATGGCAGTCGTGGCCTGCATATAGATTTCATCCAAATCCGGACGTTCTTCCCTGTCCACTTTTATATTCACAAAGTACCGGTTCATCAGATCTGCGATGGCCTGATTCTCAAAGGATTCCCGCTCCATGACGTGGCACCAATGGCAGGCCGAATAACCTATGGAGAGCAAGATAGGCTTATTTTCTTTTTTTGCCAGATTCAGCGCCTCCTCTCCCCAGGGGAACCAATCTACCGGGTTGTAGGCATGTTGAAGGAGGTAAGGGCTCGTTTCGTGACTCAGACGATTGGGTTGGCGTTCTGTTGTGGATTCAGACATAAGGGCTTTTCACTCAACCTCCTATAGGGTAATGAATAATGATAGAAACGTTGGATTCCGAAATAATTATTACGTTAGGGAAAAGAAGTATTATGGCTGTTGTTCTCCGAGGCTTCGTTCATACAGCAACACCTTCCATCCATCTTCCTCCGAAATGAAACCATTGGGCTGAACAACCGGAAGCATTCCTGTTCCAGGGACTCGGCCGGTTTGTCCCAAACTTCCGTTTTTAAGGACCCACATCATTTCACCCGGTGTTCGATAGGTGTTAAACTTCGGGTTGGTAAAATTTCTCGGTTGAATGGGAAGGTTTTTTGCGGCCGGCCCATCCCCTTTACCTTCGGCACCATGACAACTAATACACCCTCCACGTCCCAAAAAAATTTCTTTACCTTCGGCAAGTATTTCCGAGGTGGGTTCAATTGGAGGTTGCGCCGATTTGGCTTTGGCTATCTCATTCGAGGGGACCCTGGAGATTTTGATGTTGAATTCACCACCTGCGCTACCATAGCCGGCAGGGTTGACTGACCAAGCTATTGGCGTATGGATGATGGAGAGAAAAAAGCTACTTCCCAAAATAAGCAGGTAGTGATTCATGAAACCCTCCTTCAATAAGATTTGGGAAAACTAAAAAAGTTAACTACTTGGGAGATAACTCGTGTTCCTTATATCTTAAGCTTTTCAAGGGTTCACAAAGGTCATCAGGATACCAATCATCCAGCTGGGGGGCAATCTCAGCTATTTATTAACTATTTTCCATTGGGGGACCTTCCTTTCAAGTCATAACAAACATCCTTCCATGGTGGCCAGTTGTGGTACAATTAGTCCCAAATTTTTCTTGAGCATTGGCTTTATGGCGTTAAATGAACACAATCGTCGGAAATTTGTGGCTGGCATGAGTCGGCGGATTGCTAAGCTTCGTGATCAATCTGAGCAAAGCTTGGACTTTGCTATTGAAACGATGTTTCAAGAGCGGACAGAGGCCTATTTGCATGTTGAGCAGGGGTTGATCGAGGTTGATCGGATGTTGGGGCTGGTTGAGGGGGAGTTGGAGGATATTACCGAATTGACTACGGCCCAGCGTTTGGAATCACGCTTAGAATTTATTGAGGACCGGTTTGAAGAGTTTGAAAGCGAGATCAGGCAGCGTCCTCGCCGTCGAAGGCACAAGATCAATCTTTTTAATTTTTTCAAGGCTGCGGGCGGCAGCGGAGGGGAGGGAGAGCCCACTTCTGTTCGTGGGGAAATTCGTTCGTCTGTCCAAGCCTATGAAGTACTGGGTGTTGAATTTGGAAGTCCTTTGCCAGTGGTGACTCGAGCCTTTCGGGAGCGGGCCAAAAAGATACATCCTGATATTCGGCAGGGCGACCGCAGTTCCGAGCCGGAACTGCGGCGTATTATCGAAGCCTACCAGTTTCTCAAAACCGACTATTTTGGCAGTACGGCCTCAGATTCTATGCAGCGGCCATTTTGACATACGGCCCGCCTCAATTCTCACGGGAAGATGTTGTTAAAGAATTTTGGTGACGGTTTCCGGAGGGCGGGCGAGGATTACTTGGTCCCCTTTTTGGACCAGAGGACGCTGGATGAGATCCGGATGTTTGATGAGGATATCTAATAATTCATCATCGGTGAATTCTGAGTTTTGTAAGTTCAGCTTTTTGTATATCTCTTCCTTTTTACGGATGATTTCTGACGATTTAATCCCAGCTTTTTTGAGTAGCCCTTTGAGCGTGGATTTAGAAAAAGTTTTTTCGTAATAGTTAATGGTCGTATAGGGTTGCCCGCTTTGCTCTACTAATTTGATGACCTGTCTGCAGGTGGAGCACGTTGGTTTGTGATAAATGAGGATGTCAGCCATAAATACGTCTCCTTTGTGATTGGTCTGTCAATTTTATCAGCCTTGACCTCCTTTTTGGGGCCATGCTACAAGCTGGTCCAGCAGTTAGCGGAAGGATCAGTCTGATGAATACATACGACAGAGGGATTTTGCCAGAATGAGCGAGCCAAACCCAGCTCAAGACTTTTTTTGTGCATCTGAGACCGAGCGAACCTTAAAGGATCTTCGGATTAAACGTAAAGGTCAGCCCGTGTATGTGATGGGTCATGAAGATCGGTATAAAGGCAAGGAAGGGGTATTTGAATTTTTTAACGTTCGGCTTGCAGTGGTCAAGTTTCCCGATGAAAAATCCCTAGGATTCGACCCTATTGATTTATTGTTGCCGTGCGAAATCAACGAGGAGGGCGTGCCTTTTTTTGAAATTCGCTATTGCGAAACGTGCGATCAAGTTTTTCCTCTCACCGCATCTGAATTTTATGCCCCTGTTGAGCGGAAAGAATGTCCCGAGTGTGCACCATAAGGCTCTATTGAAATTAAAGCCTTCCCTGCAGTTTGCTTGTCAGGGCATTTTCCGTTTTCTTTCCTTTTTTTGAATTCAATCGTCTATTTTTTTTTGATTAAATACGGGCAGACGGTTTTAATGAATAAATTAATTGAAATTTCAGATTTGCCAGGCTATGAAGCTAATGAGATAGTCATAAAATTGGTCGTGTTGGTGGTAGAGAGTCTAGAAGGCCGGAGTCACCCATCCCCCCACTTTAATTTTGTACGTAATACCTCAAAGTAGCTTCGCTCGGGAAAACGAATAAGATGCGTGCGGTGGTCTGAGGCTCGCACTTGCACAAGATCACCAGTTAACATTTCTACTCCCACTTGGCCATCTATGGTCGCCATGGCTGGTTCCTGACTTGTCAGTTCAATGGTGATCGGCACATCGCCAGGGGCGAGGAAGGGGCGGTGGGAAAAGGTGTGTGGGCAAATTGGATTGATCAGCAACACTTCCAGCCGTGGATCTAAAATCGGACCCTTTGCCGAAAGGGAGTAAGCGGTCGATCCCGTCGGAGTAGCGACGATGAGTCCATCACCACGCAAGTTTGTCATAAATGCGTGGTTTACCCATATTCTCGTGGCGATCATTCTTGCTAAGTGGCCTTTACTGATGACCACGTCGTTTAAGGCTGAGTAGGTGCAGAGAATTTGGTCGCCGCGTTGTAGCTGGACTTTTAGCATCAGGCGTTTATCCAGTTGCCATTTCCCTGCGAATACTTTTTCTAAGGCTGTGGGGAGATCGTCAAAATTGATTTCAGTGAGGAAACCCAGACCTCCCATATTGACTCCCAGGATAGGAATCCCTCGTTGTTCAACAAGCCGTGCCCCGCTTAACATCGTGCCATCGCCACCCAATACAATAAGGAGGTCGGCTTCCTGGGCAATCTGAATACGTGTGGGACTATCCGAAGTAGGAAATCCTTGAGTAGAATCAAGAATGACGGTTTTGTGATGGGCCACCAACCAATCTCGAAGATGGGAAATCTCCTTCAGAATATTGGGGGCGTTAGGTTTGGTGATGATCCCGATGGTCTGAAAGGTAGACATGAGCTTAGATTAGGGATTGGTGTTGCCAGGCGTCAGGATGGTAGTGTCTTCGCTGATCTGATAGCAAGCGAGGATTTTTTCGAGAATGGGTTCGGCAATTTTATCCATGTGTGACAGGAGGCTTTTCTTAGCAACTTTTGATTGGTACACTAAATCATCATTCCTATTGCTGGATCTCTCATCTCTAGCTTCTGACTTGACAG
This region includes:
- the arsC gene encoding arsenate reductase (glutaredoxin) (This arsenate reductase requires both glutathione and glutaredoxin to convert arsenate to arsenite, after which the efflux transporter formed by ArsA and ArsB can extrude the arsenite from the cell, providing resistance.) codes for the protein MADILIYHKPTCSTCRQVIKLVEQSGQPYTTINYYEKTFSKSTLKGLLKKAGIKSSEIIRKKEEIYKKLNLQNSEFTDDELLDILIKHPDLIQRPLVQKGDQVILARPPETVTKIL
- a CDS encoding ZIP family metal transporter — encoded protein: METIGSLIGLGAIAGVFPIYLGIALALIVAKAMSRTWEGYLTGIATGVLVYLFFDLMHEAVEFTGATDVLSWVAFLGSLLIGFVGLVLIEQRQQGRNRTEPSKLFLPYMIALGMGLHNLGEGLAIGAAYMQGEWVLSGVLIMGFALHNGTEGFAIIGSAGKSRPSFKDIFLMGLLAGLPTCLGTLISGFAVSHYFTIMFFALAAGSLLYVIFSLTTIFYTATRRVQSAYGVFTGISLMFLTAMVLQIVSGIRT
- a CDS encoding c-type cytochrome, producing the protein MNHYLLILGSSFFLSIIHTPIAWSVNPAGYGSAGGEFNIKISRVPSNEIAKAKSAQPPIEPTSEILAEGKEIFLGRGGCISCHGAEGKGDGPAAKNLPIQPRNFTNPKFNTYRTPGEMMWVLKNGSLGQTGRVPGTGMLPVVQPNGFISEEDGWKVLLYERSLGEQQP
- a CDS encoding aldo/keto reductase — protein: MSESTTERQPNRLSHETSPYLLQHAYNPVDWFPWGEEALNLAKKENKPILLSIGYSACHWCHVMERESFENQAIADLMNRYFVNIKVDREERPDLDEIYMQATTAMNQGHGGWPMTVFLTPDQEPIFAGTYFPPTDRYGRPGFGSILTNIGEGWKKDQSNIAQQASRFTARLRNALQPASPLAVGAAEIEDAVKQYARDFDARYGGFGRAPKFPPATGLSFLLRQYHWSREKKILAMVTKTLDGMAEGGLYDHIGGGFARYSTDDEWLAPHFEKMLYDNALLARTYVEAFQVTGENRYRQVATETLDYILREMTAPEGGFYSATDADSEGVEGKFFVWTPEQIREILTNEQDATCFCAYYDITDEGNWEHTNIPRTKKSLETVAKELGCSPEDLRETIMRTKSTVYQARLKRVPPGLDDKIITAWNGMMIGTMAEAGRVFNHEPYLDGAIRAADFLLTTLSRPESRLWRTYRAGHAHLNACLEDYAYAAEAMIDVYEATGHERYLHEGVSLAERLLEDFEDREHGGFFTTAADHEALIIRGREGADGATPSGNAVAASALARLSFHRDREDFRKAATNAIRAYGQQIGQVPRGFPKSLMVVDLLLRGPVELALVGSPTDKGYNQLRTAVNACFVPYRILAYRQELEAETPHPLLTGKTLVDGQAALYVCKNFACQAPITDPQEAIDVLTYPQGTITSTDPPVQALTSQGLSGHATPQGTGQYVARILASPQDSPPSSHGYTSLGSTGLTTSRIGFGGYRINLGVEDHRRALEKSLQDGCNLIDTSTNYADGGSERLVGVVLKDLIAKEVVSRDEVIVVSKIGYVQGNNLTRAETREQAGKPFPEMVKYGEGIWHCLHPSFLEEQLILCLDRLGLETLDICLLHNPEYFLSDAKNRNLSIDPLRLEDLRQEFYRRLEQAFSYLETQIAAGRLQYYGVSSNTCTAKPDNPEATSLSRMLKAAEAAAKHAGIPHHHFRILQLPMNLFESGALLTPNTGPEQAQTVLSFAQEANIAVLVNRPLNAIPGKGGGMIRLADPQVEISNTNFDAQQPKVAALENDYKQVLAPQVPTPEKGAAPLDYFNWAEELKRIRPSIHNLEHWDQIESQTIAPHANQVFQLLTRHFAGKQEEVQIWESWRDRYVPELVSLLKVMRMEAAQKSAKKLSEIRKLIDPLIPESKREEPFARKALWAVASIPGVTCVLNGMRHPVYVDDSLTILKWEALPQSRALFETIHTSEVP
- a CDS encoding pentapeptide repeat-containing protein; the encoded protein is MANQDQLKLIKAGVNVWNAWRKANPSIRIDLSGGNFSRLELSCVDLAGANLQDVNFNHADLSGAILAGANLTESSLLETNLTGANLENANVSDADLLRAILIRANLERAHLAKTDLTGADLTEANLTEANLLLANLQGAKLIEANLERCKLREANLAQADLASANLGRADLAQANLTQANLGGANVEQASLIQVNLEEANLQDLYNTTLLQLSKAKSLRQARLDPPIYAQLSMEYPHVCGED
- a CDS encoding DnaJ domain-containing protein, which produces MALNEHNRRKFVAGMSRRIAKLRDQSEQSLDFAIETMFQERTEAYLHVEQGLIEVDRMLGLVEGELEDITELTTAQRLESRLEFIEDRFEEFESEIRQRPRRRRHKINLFNFFKAAGGSGGEGEPTSVRGEIRSSVQAYEVLGVEFGSPLPVVTRAFRERAKKIHPDIRQGDRSSEPELRRIIEAYQFLKTDYFGSTASDSMQRPF
- a CDS encoding NAD(+)/NADH kinase, which gives rise to MSTFQTIGIITKPNAPNILKEISHLRDWLVAHHKTVILDSTQGFPTSDSPTRIQIAQEADLLIVLGGDGTMLSGARLVEQRGIPILGVNMGGLGFLTEINFDDLPTALEKVFAGKWQLDKRLMLKVQLQRGDQILCTYSALNDVVISKGHLARMIATRIWVNHAFMTNLRGDGLIVATPTGSTAYSLSAKGPILDPRLEVLLINPICPHTFSHRPFLAPGDVPITIELTSQEPAMATIDGQVGVEMLTGDLVQVRASDHRTHLIRFPERSYFEVLRTKLKWGDG